One stretch of Penaeus vannamei isolate JL-2024 chromosome 7, ASM4276789v1, whole genome shotgun sequence DNA includes these proteins:
- the LOC113801883 gene encoding uncharacterized protein isoform X2, with protein MKVFAETLQVAVFLLEGSMTAAAAAISDAAGHKCIIHIQTDAENETLADVNITCSNNSTASSRIANAFRPEKWTELFISVEDKTQHDRLNDTDGDDSYDILVMVRREKERDFFLKIFPSGLKPPLRMRWLSHNNMSLVFNCGKGEGCQLHNAALHHGRGRSSFFYFQPASSPAAMDIEVNLTPSETLTIPLRQELPNTKGWKAVQLTRDRNAINVWVDNQKVKRVYTRVTFPDNDILDVNLKGSGQMMTWCDPRPAAESTGVPTSALTSTALFDFLPWILAAVFLLVSVVVTVFLIRSRRSLSRTKRALRAQESPATPSDSSIVQMPHDLQLLPSTSSSMRSFGAPSRVRNSDRLSQLSYDNPIPHVMHRD; from the exons ATGAAGGTCTTCGCGGAGACGCTCCAGGTGGCCGTGTTCCTCCTCGAGGGCAGCatgaccgccgccgccgccgccatcagcGACGCCGCCGGACACAAGTGCATCATCCACATCCAGACGGACGCCGAGAACGAGACCCTCGCCGACGTCAACATCACGTGTTCGAACAACTCCACGGCGTCGTCGCGAATCGCCAACGCCTTCCGCCCGGAGAAGTGGACGGAGCTCTTCATCAGCGTGGAGGACAAAACTCAGCACGACCGCCTGAACGACACCGACGGCGACGACTCCTACGACATCCTGGTCATGGTCCgcagggagaaagaacgagacttTTTCCTCAAGATCTTTCCGAGCGGTCTCAAGCCCCCGCTGAGGATGCGCTGGCTCAGTCACAACAACATGAGCCTCGTGTTCAACTGCGGAAAGGGCGAAG GTTGCCAGCTGCACAACGCCGCCCTCCACCACGGGCGTGGGCGGAGCTCGTTCTTCTACTTCCAGCCCGCTTCCTCGCCCGCAGCTATGGACATCGAGGTCAACCTCACGCCCAGCGAGACCCTCACCATCCCGCTGCGTCAGGAGCTTCCCAACACGAAGGGCTGGAAGGCCGTCCAGCTGACCAGGGACAGGAATGCGATCAAC GTGTGGGTTGACAACCAGAAGGTGAAGCGCGTGTACACCAGAGTCACCTTTCCCGACAACGACATCTTGGACGTGAACCTGAAGGGCTCCGGCCAGATGATGACCTGGTGTGACCCACGACCTGCCGCGGAGAGCACGGGAGTCCCCACGAGCG CCCTGACGTCCACCGCCCTCTTCGACTTCCTGCCGTGGATCCTCGCCGCCGTCTTCCTGCTGGTCTCGGTCGTCGTCACGGTGTTCCTCATCCGCAGCAGGAGGTCTCTCTCCAGGACCAAGAGGGCGCTGCGGGCCCAGGAATCCCCCGCGACTCCTTCGGATAGCTCGATCGTCCAGATGCCTCACGACCTGCAGCTCCTTCCGAGTACGTCGTCGTCCATGAGGTCCTTCGGCGCCCCCTCTCGCGTCAGGAACTCCGACCGGCTCTCGCAACTCAGCTACGACAACCCGATACCACACGTCATGCACAGGGACTGA
- the LOC113801883 gene encoding uncharacterized protein isoform X1 codes for MHPLKEATMLLGVLCVITGIGVAEATVDLTRESQDCEVLQLPLGHPMKVFAETLQVAVFLLEGSMTAAAAAISDAAGHKCIIHIQTDAENETLADVNITCSNNSTASSRIANAFRPEKWTELFISVEDKTQHDRLNDTDGDDSYDILVMVRREKERDFFLKIFPSGLKPPLRMRWLSHNNMSLVFNCGKGEGCQLHNAALHHGRGRSSFFYFQPASSPAAMDIEVNLTPSETLTIPLRQELPNTKGWKAVQLTRDRNAINVWVDNQKVKRVYTRVTFPDNDILDVNLKGSGQMMTWCDPRPAAESTGVPTSALTSTALFDFLPWILAAVFLLVSVVVTVFLIRSRRSLSRTKRALRAQESPATPSDSSIVQMPHDLQLLPSTSSSMRSFGAPSRVRNSDRLSQLSYDNPIPHVMHRD; via the exons ATGCATCCATTAAAAGAGGCTACCATGCTCcttggtgtgttgtgtgttataACCGGCATCGGTGTAGCAGAGGCGACGGTGGACCTCACGCGGGAATCACAAG ACTGCGAGGTCCTCCAGCTTCCCCTCGGTCACCCTATGAAGGTCTTCGCGGAGACGCTCCAGGTGGCCGTGTTCCTCCTCGAGGGCAGCatgaccgccgccgccgccgccatcagcGACGCCGCCGGACACAAGTGCATCATCCACATCCAGACGGACGCCGAGAACGAGACCCTCGCCGACGTCAACATCACGTGTTCGAACAACTCCACGGCGTCGTCGCGAATCGCCAACGCCTTCCGCCCGGAGAAGTGGACGGAGCTCTTCATCAGCGTGGAGGACAAAACTCAGCACGACCGCCTGAACGACACCGACGGCGACGACTCCTACGACATCCTGGTCATGGTCCgcagggagaaagaacgagacttTTTCCTCAAGATCTTTCCGAGCGGTCTCAAGCCCCCGCTGAGGATGCGCTGGCTCAGTCACAACAACATGAGCCTCGTGTTCAACTGCGGAAAGGGCGAAG GTTGCCAGCTGCACAACGCCGCCCTCCACCACGGGCGTGGGCGGAGCTCGTTCTTCTACTTCCAGCCCGCTTCCTCGCCCGCAGCTATGGACATCGAGGTCAACCTCACGCCCAGCGAGACCCTCACCATCCCGCTGCGTCAGGAGCTTCCCAACACGAAGGGCTGGAAGGCCGTCCAGCTGACCAGGGACAGGAATGCGATCAAC GTGTGGGTTGACAACCAGAAGGTGAAGCGCGTGTACACCAGAGTCACCTTTCCCGACAACGACATCTTGGACGTGAACCTGAAGGGCTCCGGCCAGATGATGACCTGGTGTGACCCACGACCTGCCGCGGAGAGCACGGGAGTCCCCACGAGCG CCCTGACGTCCACCGCCCTCTTCGACTTCCTGCCGTGGATCCTCGCCGCCGTCTTCCTGCTGGTCTCGGTCGTCGTCACGGTGTTCCTCATCCGCAGCAGGAGGTCTCTCTCCAGGACCAAGAGGGCGCTGCGGGCCCAGGAATCCCCCGCGACTCCTTCGGATAGCTCGATCGTCCAGATGCCTCACGACCTGCAGCTCCTTCCGAGTACGTCGTCGTCCATGAGGTCCTTCGGCGCCCCCTCTCGCGTCAGGAACTCCGACCGGCTCTCGCAACTCAGCTACGACAACCCGATACCACACGTCATGCACAGGGACTGA